The stretch of DNA TTCCACTGATTGTAAGAAGCAGCCAATTGCAGAGAGGTTAAAATGTGAAACAAAGGCCCATGTTAGAATTAATATATTACTGTATTAGATATGATACTGCAAATGCTTGTAAATAATTTTCGCGTGTATATTTCTGTAGATGTTTCCTGGAAGTAAAATTGTGTATCAAATGAGggtgcattttttattttgataaatactgCTAAATTCTCTCCAGGAAACCTTATCTTAGTCATCTGTGTTCCTCATTTCCTTAACACAACGTCTGGTAcatgtcgacggaaaaaagccaaactctgtaaaataattttaaagagatttattctgagccaaatttgaggaccatgaccaggagccactgccaagaggcaagtggactcgctgtggctgggttacagtttggtttttatacagtttaggggcaagggttatgggtaaagccatcaatcaatgtgtgggaggcatacattggtttggcccaaaaaggagggccatctcttgaagcggggggcttacaggttataggtgggtttaaagattgtaattggctaaagacatgcatgaagctttgtctaaagacgtggaatgttttaacataaactgtttaccagagataagccaccattttgttgcaaattgagggcctgcaggtttgtcttgcatacccttaggcctgttaatgggttacaaaggaagtctccaagaagggaggggggcatgataaggcctgtctgacctccctcctcctggcaggcaactttgcccttgaatattcctctggccacgagggggtccattcagtcagctggtaggggttgagcattttagttcacttACTTTAAACGTACTAAATAAATGGTCAGTGGGTGAAATGCATGACCAGGCCTAGCAAATGCCAAAGTATGTTGAGCTATTCACGCGGAAAAGCGAAACAAAACCATGAAAATGACTGACAGTGAGAAGATTAGGATATTTTACTACCACAAATGTATGCACTTCTTGCTGAAGCACTGGCCACAGTAAATGACAAGCGCTCGTGCATTTTACGCAGAACAATGTGTCCAAAGTGATTACAAGATATCTTGCACAATTACCTATCAAAACGCTATGCactcaatttaataaaaatacaccAATGACTCCAGCGTTTCACAACTCCTACCAGACGTAAGATTATTTCCTGAGACCTTGTGGTCCGCCATTTCCTCAAACACCTGCAAGACTACCTGGGTTCGCCAGACCCTAATCTACAGAAATTATGATTCAGCGGATCTCCAGTGGGGCTGCGTTTTTAACAAgcactccaggtgattctaatgcccTTTAAAGCGTGAGAGCTAGTGCATTAGAGGGCCTTAAGAAGAAGAGTCTCTTAATTTGATTTGCACTTTAGAAAGATCCCTTTGGCTGTAAAGTGTAGAATGAACTGCAAGTGGGCAAAGACTCCTTATGTGATGGCATCACTCGGCCCAGCGCGGGAAGAGCGGCCCGGACAGCCGGCGCGTTGGGGCGCCCCCTGCCGACCTCCAGTGGTCTCGTCCTGCGCCGGGCCCTGGGCGGCCGACTGCGACTGCGCGCTCCGAGGCCTGCCCAGGCGCCCCGCCCAAAACCGGAAGCGGAAGTGAGGTCGTGGTAGCTTCGCGCGCTGGGCTGGCCGCCGCCATCCCTACACCCTGGGCCGAGCCAACTCGCGCAGTCGCAGGAAGCGGAAGTTGCTAAGGGGTGGGAGAAAGTTGTTGGGAAAGTGTCGGGTTATTTTTGAGCTCCCTGGGTTCGCGCCGCGGTCGCCTGAGCAGGTAAAGGGCGATTGCGGGACCTCGTCAGCCCTGCTCAAGGGCTCAAGCCGGCTCTCGGCCCCGAGCCCCCTCACCCGAGGGGCGTGGTACCCTGGTGCTCCTTGCAGAGTCCCCTAGCCCGGGTCCCGTTCCTGGACTGAGGCTCCGACCGGCTTCCCGTGTCCCCTCAGACCCCCGTCATGGGCAACACAAGCAGCGAGCGCGCCGCGCTGGAGCGGCACGGTGGCCATAAGACTCCCCGGAGGGACAGCTCGGGGGGCACCAAGGACGGGGACAGGCCCAAGATCCTGATGGACAGCCCCGAGGACGCCGACCTCTTCCACTCCGAGGAAATCAAGGTGCGGGGATTGGAGGGAGAAGCGTTTCCCCTTATGTAGACGGGAGGAACCCTCTACTGTATTCCCGCCACATCCCCCCCAAAAGCCATCAGAACCGGAAGGGAGGTGGTACTTCACCCGGCACATTTAAAGCCAGGTGGCCCTTGTAAAAGCCCTCTTAGCAGTCCAGAATCCTGTGTCTAATTACCGATGTGAGAGAGTCACCCTGAGGGAGGAGGAACTCCCTTCGTTTAACATCATTAAGGAGAAAGCTCTGGGACAAGAGTTTCAAATTCTTAATTAATTGCAGTCGAGCTAGCAGTAATTGAGCATAGGTCTCTGCTTTTCTCTTAGGTCTAATTAATTTCACGCTTTGAGAAATCGTCCCTTATCTTTAGGTAGACTGGCACTTTTGTAAAAGTTGGTTTTGGAGTTTATTGTCCATTTTGAAGATAAACCGGAGCACACAGTTGAACAGCTGCTTGCAATTGCCAGAGGTGCTTAGTTATGCCTAACACTGTTGGGTCACCCTGCTTATTTAGAGCAAGCCTAGAAAAGTCAGTCGACTTCTGGAGGTCATTGAGTGGGTGGAGTGTCATTCTGAAGGAGGCAGCCAGCAGCTACTCAACTTTTCAGCTGTGTTGTTTAAATATGACTTAATATCTTAAGCAGACCAACACAAACATTTGTGCAGGCCAAATGTGGAATTCTTTCTGCAGTCTGTTTTAGttctgtcaatggaaaagaagccacaCTCTGTAATACAATTAAAaggtttgggccgggcgctgtggctcacgcctgtaatcctagctcttgggaggccgaggcgggcggattgctcaaggtcaggagttcaaaaccagcctgagcaagagcgagaccccgtctctactataaatagaaagaaattaattggccaactgatatatatataaaaaaaattagccgggcatggtggcacatgcctgtagtcccagctacccgggaggctgaggcagaaggatcactcgagcccaggagtttgaggttgctgtgagccaggctgacgccacggcactcactctagcctgggcaacaaagcgagactctgtctcaaaaaaaaaaaaaaaaaaaaaaataaggtttgttctgagccaaatttgagaaccTTGGCCAAGaaccacacccaagaagccttaaGCAAGTGGACTTCCTGTGGTTTGGGTTGCAGTTtggattttatacatttcagggagacagggattactGATAgttcaatacatggaaggcatacactggtttggcctgaaaaggtgggccacctcaaagtgggggcttacaaattataggtgggtttaaagattctttgacttgtaattagttacaaaagaaatgaaactttgtctaaagccttggaatgttttaagataagaaagtctgttaatcagagacaagctacgGGTACCagccatatatttgttgtgtatgCCTGTCTGAGTTACAAAAGGTACCtaaaaggagggagaggggcatgaggcggcatgtctgacctccctttctTGGCctgcaactcagttttagggtatccccttgACCAggaaggggtccattcagttgggggatggagggagttttaatgttttattttagttcacaattcatTGAAAACTCAGATAATGCTTGACTTTGCTTCAGTAGCATTCCTGGTAGCCACCTTCATAAGGTTTGTGCTTCCAGCTGCTTGCCCAGTCCAAAGACACTTAGTGTGCCAGCAACTGATATCTATGTGGTATCCAAAAAGAGCTTATTCCTTAAAGGAGCAAAGTAGATTTAGGAAGGAGAAAGGTGACCTGTGCATAGTGTATTCTATTAGTATCCAGTTTCCTGTTAATTATCATTGTCTATTAGGCTGATTGCCTGGCAACTCATTCCACCTTTCCTCATGTTAGGCTGGGTGATTGATCACGTTACTATCTTACACCCTCACCTGGGTCTTAGTTTTGAGTCTTTAAAGTACTTGCTTTTATTTGTCCCTACATGCTGTGATTTGAACTTGCTTTCTGAATTTGTtgctggtttgttttgttttgtttttgagacagtgtctcaccctgttttctgggctagagtgccatggcgtcagcctagctcacagcaacctcaaactcctgggctcaagtgatcctcctgcctcagcctcccaggtagctgagaatacaggcactcgccgccatgcctggctaattttttctatttttagttgtttggctaatttatttctatttatggtagagacaaggtctcgctcttgctctggatggtttcaaactcctgaccttgagcgatcatcccgcctcagcctcctagagagctaggattacaggcgtgagccaccgcacctggcttatTTGTTGCATTCTTGAAAAGCTGTGTGCAAAGTGGACTTTAAAATCATGTTTCTCCAATGACTTGACATCCCTCCCCCTACAGTTAATTTTGGTCCCAAGAAGGCTGTTTAAAGGACACTATTGTTAGAAATGACCCACGGTGCTGTTAAGAAAATAGACCCTGCAGATTGTCTCGGCAAGGCAGAATCTTTACTTCTGATCAGAAGGGCACCTAGTGGCAGCAAGAGCAACCAGCCAGTGTGGGCTACAGGGGGGCTCCTCATCTTTTATCCCTAACGCAGACCTGTGGCTGTGTGTCACCCCATTGTCCAGGATTTCAACTGCACAGTCTTATTCTTACCCAATGGCTAAGGTGTGTTGCTAAGACACAAAGGAAGGGGTGTGGGTTAGGGGCTCTTAGTATAGTAAATGTTTAAAGTTGGCGGGCTAGTCAGGCACAGTAAGGTATGTGGAAGTGTGTTATTTCCTGTTACTTTGGCAGCAAAGATCAAGCCGAGGTTACCTCCCCCATCAATTTCCCCCTcttttatattagattttttcactcttttcttcaAATTCAGTGAGGAGGAGGTGACTTTGGTGTTCTTGGTCTTCTAATAGTAATAACTTGTTTTCATATGGGGATGGAAGAGGTTATTTAATTAGGGCTGTTTCTATTCATCTTTGGATTAGTCCGTTAGCACAAGGGGTAATGCAACATCCCATTATGTTAAGACACCAAATACAGTAATTAAGGGAGTTAGTACTGACATCATTAACCCTTTCCGTTTTCTAAACCACTGTTCCATGAGGCTAGTGAAAGGGTCATCTATCCCTGAGTTTTCAGCTAGCCAAGGTGGTAAGCCCTTTCAGAGCTTTGGGGATTGTGTCACCCACAGTTGTGTTGTTGGGGGTGTAAGTGCAGCACTGGCCTCCAATCATGACACACCTTTTTCTGCTAATATGGTATCTAaagccattttattttcccaagtcACTTTACCAGTAGGTCCTAGTTGTTCAGCTATATCTTTGATGGCATTTctgatataatttacaaatttttgttGATTGTAGTATATGTAGTTGATCcactctatatttttatttatactggaTCACCAGAAGAATATGGATTCAAACCTAGCAGCTATTTGACTTCTAGCTTCGAATTCATTTGGTACCCCTGGGGAGACTCAAGTAGCATCAGTAAAAATATGGGGATCAAAAGATCCTCTGAGAgcatctatttctctttttctcccatgTCCCCTTTCCTTAAACGGGAGCTGATGGAATGCCAGGGTAAATGGGATGGCCAGTTGCACCAAAGTGCAGGTGCCACTCCATCTTTCGGTAGCACCGCAGTCTGTCTTTACAATACCACCACACGTCTCCTCGGGGCGTGGAGAGGGCAGGCTGATCCTGTAGCTTCTTGAAAGGCCAGGCTTTCACTGCACCCTGTCTTGTTTCCAAGAGACGCCACTCCCTCTTCCTGTCTAGAGAGACACAAGGTGAAGTTGAGACGTCAGACGCTGGTGGCCTCACGGACCTCGGGGTCTGACCCACAAGGCCCTTCATGTCAGGGAAGAGCAACGATAAGATTTTGCATGATTTATTTCCCCATGCCGTGGTCACTTGGAAGACAGCTACCATACAGTGCATGCCCGTAGGATCTAGACTATCCCAGTGATAAGGGAACTATTTGGGCCTTGGGTCTCCCTGTTGCACAGGCATGACAATTGCTTTTATTTAGGGTGCAGACAGAATATTtgatccattcttttttttttttttttttttttttgagacagagtctcgctttgttgcccaggctagagtgagtgccgtggcgtcagcctagctcacagcaacctcaaactcctgggctcgagtgatccttctgcctcagcctcccgagtagctgggactacaggcatgcaccaccatgcccggctaattttttatatatatatcagttggccaattaatttctttctatttatagtagagacggggtctcgctcaggctggttttgaactcctgaccttgagcaatccgcccgcctcggcctcccaagagctaggattacaggcgtgagccacagcgcccggccctatttgATCCATTCTAACCAGGCGTTTTTATCTTTATACCCAATTTCTAGTGCAACTGTTTGCCTTAAATCCTTGACCTCTATAGTGGTTACCTTAGATGGGTTATTGGGGAAAGATACAGGTATATGCTATTGTCAGATTTTATAGAAGGTGCGGGGGATGTGACGGTTGAGGGAGgaggcattatttttaaagagaattgtCCAGTTGGGTCTGTACCTGATATATCTGCTCCCATTCCAAAGGCTCTAGTTAAGGTTGTGTCTTCAGAAGTGGGGACATTTGTGGAAATATCACAGGGTTGCACTGATGTAGTTTGCAATTTGGTGGGGGATCCCTCTTCAAAAGtggattttacattttaaggTTGACCCAAGATTGCCTCCTGGTGATGTCCAACCTTGATATTGGGTTGTCCACCAAGCATCTACCCAGCAGTAGCATGGGCTACAAAGCTCGGGTTGTCTAGTGCATGGGCCAGTGGTAACATCTTGGGTTGGATTATTTGGTGGGGGAGGATGAGGGCAGAGGTATTTGTCAGCCCCAGAAAGCTGTCTTTGGTTTTCCAGGCTTCCACATGGTATAACCTGACAGGCGTCAGTTATGGTTTGAGGTGCTGTGAACTGGGAACATTGATCGTAAAAAGGCCTGCTGATAGCTGGAAAAGGGAAATGAAGATAATGCTAACTAAACCTTTCGGAAGGTTATTTTGGAGGGATTGGATGCAGGTTGGCCTCCTATCTTCCCTCTATGCGGAAGACTGCCTTTTTCACCCGTGTGTGGTGTGTCCGACCCTTCTCGGCTGTGAGGCCTGCTGTCTCTGTAGTCAGAAGCACTAAGAAGGGTCCCTTCCCGGGCTGGTTCGAGCTTCTCTTCCCTCCAGCCTTTGACCAGCACGTAGTCTCCAGGGCGATGTGGATGCACCAGAAGCTCAAGAGGCGGCGTTTGTGCCAGGAGTCCCCTCTCCCTGAGAGAGAGCAGACTGGAAGACAAACCAAGTATATAGTTCTTAAGAAATTGGTCTTTGGTTTCAAAGGTGGGGATGTCAGTGGTTGAACTGAGATAGGGATTTCATAGAGGGATAAGCCTAGGTCTTTTCGAGGGGCTATTCGGGTCCTTAAAAGGGCTATAGGCAAACATTTAGTCCAAGGTAACCTGGATTAATTTAGTAAGGCGATTTTTCAGAGTCTGGTTCATTCTTTCTACTCTTCCTGAGGAAGGAGGGTGCCGCCGGGGGTGTGATACTTCCATTTAATTCCTAAAACCTATATGAGTCCTTTGATGATATTAGCAGTAAAGTGACTCCGTTTATCTGAATCAGTGTTTTCGATCAGACCAAATCGGGTCACAGTATGTTCAATCAGGACTTTTACTACATTATTAGCAGTTGCCCCAGGTAGTGGAATCACTTCTAGTGAGATGATGATCTACAACTACAAGAAGGTATTCGAGGCTGGGCATTTCTGTGTAGTCAATTTGAATGCTTTGGAATGACCATAACCCAGGGTTCCTTCCCCCAGAGGGCGCCTGTCTTAGAGCTTGCTTAGTAGTTTTCTGGCATGTTGTGCATCCCTCAGAGGTTTGTTTGGCTAACATGTAGACACCTATGCAACCATAAATGCGGAGAGTCCCATCATACATTGCTTGGGGACCCCAGTGATTACTCTGGTGGTGCTGGGTTAAATTTCTCATCTGTTTGGATAGCATTTCCCTTCTATCAGGCAATAGCCATCTTCCCTTTGAATCTTCTTCTGCCCCTACTTTCCTTAGTTGTTCTTTTTCTGCTGAGGTAAAAATGGGGGTGGCAACAGGGGCAGGGGGATATGGTGTTAAATGGAATATTGGCGTTTCTGAGGAGAGAGCAGCCTGTTTAGCTACTTCATCTGCTAAATTATTTCCCCCGGTGTTCAAAGAAACACCCTTTTGATGTCCTGGAACATGAACTACAGCTATTTCTTCTGGTAACATTAGACTTTCTAAAGTTTGGGTTATTAACTCTTTATTAAGTTTTTACCTTTACTATTAATTAGCCCTCATTTCAGCCAGATTTTCCCAAAGGTATGAACTACTCCAAAGGCATATTTGTAGTCTGTGTAGATGGtcctttctttgttaaaaattttaaggctTGGTTGAGACCATATAGTTCACAAGTTGGGGCTGACCATCCCTTCGGGAGTCTTCCTGATTCTATTATGGTTATCTACCCCCTACACCATGAGCATCAAACTACTTTCTTCAAGGAGTATTTGTTCTATTGCTGTTCCAAAACTTCTACAAGAAGTGTTTAGTGTACACATACTATGCAGAGGATTATTTTAAGTAGCATCCATTCTCATTTCATCAGAAGTTGTTGAAATGATACAGCCAGATACATgattgaatggagaaaagttaTGGATTCTTTTAACTACACTTGGGCACTGTTTTGAATACAGTTAGTTATCACATCCTCAGGATAAAGTGATTCTAGTCTGTTACTCTTTAATCTGTAGATTTTGCTGGAATTCAAAGAATGTAGGCATCTTTTAGATAAGCTTAGCTTGGTATTTGAAATGAAGGTGCTAGAAGCCCCATTTAACTCTGTTAAGAGTCTTTCCCAGCCTGAAACTCCTGCTCTTTTAAAGTCTTTGGCTTCTGACtaggaaaaaatgtgaaagatctaTAACCACATATATTTTACCTATAGTCAAATGAGTTTCTCTCTTATTCTGGAATACCTCAGTTATAAGGTGCCAACCACACCGAAAGTTACTGTTTACCATAATTAGTGGTCAGCCTTTGTCTTGTCTTTTTCTCCCCAGTGCCTGGACAGCACTTAGTAATTTTTCCCTTCCTCAGAATCTAGATTTGCCAGTTTTCAAGTTGACAGCTCTAGAATTATTCCTGATTTTCATTTGTAGTCATAGATTGCTTAAGGatagggatatgttctgagaaatatgtcatcgggtgatttcatttttgtgagaacatcatggagtgtacttacataaacctaggtggtgtagcctactacacacctaggctacatggtaCAGTCTAtcgctcctaggctataaacctatCCATCATGTTagtgtactgaatactgcaggcagttgtaacacaatggtaagtatgtgTAGCCAgacacatctaaacatagaaaagatacagcaCAAATATGGTATTACAGTCTTATGGGACTACTGACATATAAGCAGTCCATTGCTGACCAAGAtgtcattatgcagtgcatgactgtacttcaaattttgcttaattaacaggaaaatgacatttattaagcTAGTCTTGGGTGTGTTTCAGCCTCTTCCAAGTGGGTTTTATAGTTTCCCCTAGATTTTTGATGTAGACTTCTTTAATGACAACAATAGCTGATAATTATTAAGTACTCattatgtgtcagacactatgCAGAGCATTTTATGTAGACTGTCTCACTCAGTCTTTACCACAgccttaagaaataattttttatttgaacagCAACTGCCTAAAGCTGagtaaaataaaggaaagtattaattttatagaaagaaaaaaaaataattatttttatttctattttgccagtggggaaactgaggcaccacaCTAGTAAGTCACCAAGCCTGATACGAACCTACATGGCAATGGCTGCCTCTTTAGAATGAATCGTGAATATTAGAGTAACTGTCTGTTGTAGAGAACTCACTAATGGCTTCCTGTTGCTAGTAAACCACTCTCCTTCTAGGCTCCAGAAAAGGAGGAATTCCTGGCCTGGCAGCACGATCTGGAAGTGAATGATAAAGCTCCCGCGCAGGCTCGGCCAACTGTATTTCGGTGGACAGGGGGCGGAAAGGAAGTTTACTTATCTGGGTCCTTCAACAACTGGAGTAAACTTCCCCTCACAAGAAGGTAATTGCCTGGGGAGTGTTCACATATTTGCTTCACCCATggatgcttttgtttttgaaagatccCTGTAGGTGAATagaaaaagatgatttttctaCTTGGTGTCCATTTTTATAGGGTTCAAATCCCAAACTCAAGCAGTCTCTAGATTTAGAGCACATTTTAGAAGAAAGCAACATCACTTGGTGCAGAGTATTTCTGCATTACGGACGTCTTTCACTTCACATACTCAGCTATATATTTGTCCAGTGGGGACTCAGAAACACGGAGGTCTGTCCCTCACGCAGTGAGAGATCACTGGGCTGGGAATCTTAGAGAGCCAGCTTTGAGCCCACTTTGGCTGTGCTAACAGTCACTTAACCCCTGGAGCCTCAGCGTTCCTTTCTGTAAAAAAGTAATGTTGGACTGCATGATCCCTgaggtttcttttctctgtgtattaCTTTTGTTTGAAAGGTACATGATATGTAGGCGTCATTAGCAAGGATATAATAAGACACTTGATAAGCATCAGTGAGACACTTCGACCCTACCTAGCATGGGCTTCCGTCTCCATTTGTCAATGAGAAAGTGTCTTCACTAGGGAGCAGTCTTAAGGAAATGAAGGGAGAAATCCCGCCCTGCTGGGCCAGGCCTCGATTTTGTCAGGGGCTGCCTGCTTTGCAGTGGGAacgctggaggaggaggaaggcactCGGCATAGTAGTCACAGCCGGTTCAAGTCAGGGGAATAAAACGGCCAGATGAGAGAGCTCTCCCAGAATCCTTTTCTAGTAGTTACATAACTTACTTTAGAGAACATTTGTGCCTCCTATTAAATTGATCTCCTCCCTTGCCCAAGGCAGACTGACAGAGGGTAACACGAGGCAGCTTGCTGTTTATCTTGTGTTGTCGTCATCCTTGGCACCCAGGGCTGCGGGTGGTATTTTACATGCAGCTTGAGAAGGACAAAGGCCTGTTTGTTGACCTTTTAATGTTAGGGATGTGGGTTCCTGGTATTTGGGCAAAGTTGAGTTTTCAGGAAAACCTTTTACACTGCTGCTTCCTTGTAGCCTTTCTAGATTGAGATAATTATACTGAATTGTCTAATTGAGTTAAAAATGTTTGTTCTCCTGCAGCTGAACTCTGGGTTTTACACGGAAATGTTTTTTTCCATAGCTGGTTTGGCAAGTAAGCTAAGAGGGCAGCCCACCCAGCTGAAATCCTCTGCTTCCTTTTTCCTTGCAGCCACAATAACTTTGTAGCCATCCTGGATCTGCCCGAAGGAGAGCATCAGTACAAGTTCTTTGTGGATGGTCAGTGGACACACGACCCTTCTGAGGTACTCTTCCTCCGCCCTTGGTCCTCTTGCCCCGTGGCCTGTACGGTCCAAATGAATCACCTTCCCTTATGCATTGTTGTCAGGTCCCTTTGCCTTGCTGGTAAAAGTCCCTGTGTGTGGCTGAGCTAGGTAGCAGCAGTAACTACCAGACAGTTGGTGAAGTTGACCAAGATGAGCAGGGTGGCTAGCCAGGAGAGGAGGCCTTCCATCAAGGAATTCCAAATCCTCTGAAGAACCACCCCACAGACCTTCCACGTTATGAtttctccctgtctgtctcttcCCAGCCAATAGTAACCAGCCAGCTTGGCACAGTTAACAACATCATTCAAGTGAAGAAAACTGACTTTGAAGTATTTGATGCTTTAATGGTGGATTCCCAAAAGTGCTCCGATGTGTCTGGTATGAACAGTTATTTTATACCACATGTCTGCAGGTGGGGGCTTTGCAGTCTGGAAATCCTCTTGTTTCCCTTGCCTCTTACTCTTGAGCTAAATCTACCCAGTCAGGTGGACATTTATAGCTCCCTTAAGAGCCACAAAACTTGATTCCTAACTCTGTCAGGTCAGGTTGTTGAAACATAGCCCCAACAGAGCTGTAAATCATTTCCTGGTCATCCCAAGTATTCAGTAGGTCTGCTTGCCCACAGAAAGTAGACAGTGGAAACAGAACCAGAGCTTGATCTCGTCCTCGGGGCAGGGCTGAAGAGGCCTTGGAGGGCCAGTCAGTGACAAGCCAACACTGGGGACGCCTGCCAGCTCACTTCCTGCTCATGGTGCCTGGAGAATTTCTGCCTGACAGGTGATAAATGGACACCTCAGTGACCTTGGGCATCACTGTGAGGTACATTAGCGCCTTGTCAAGAGTCTCTtcaggggaggaggaagctgaCCCCGGGAAACAGTCCCCATGGCACAGCTGTCCTTTGTGGGAACCTGCTCAGTGCCGTCCTGATAAGACTTTCCCATCTTCCAAGAGTCTTTTCAAAcatcaaggtttcaataaattgcCTTCTATCCAAATCCCACAGGAAGAAACTATCTAGAACATATTATGTACAATTCAGGGGAAAAGACGGCTTGTAATCCGCAGCGTCACTGCCAGCTGCACTGCCCCTTCCTGTGAGCGGAGGTTTAACAATTCCTGGCCCCTGTGGGAGGCAGTGAAAAGATTCCCCAGGAGCATGTCTGGCACTCGAAGAAAATGGAGTCCGTGCAGTTTACAGGACGATTCTTCTTCATCGCCTGGCGGGGCCCGGAGGTTCTGCCAGCGGGTTCTCTCATTGTTACCAGTTCAGAAATGACAGTGGTAAATGGTCATGGTGGGCTCATGGCTGGTAGGTCAGGTAGTTGAACAGGACTTGGAAATCCAAAATTAGTGTGCTTTTATCTTGAT from Microcebus murinus isolate Inina chromosome 22, M.murinus_Inina_mat1.0, whole genome shotgun sequence encodes:
- the PRKAB1 gene encoding 5'-AMP-activated protein kinase subunit beta-1 encodes the protein MGNTSSERAALERHGGHKTPRRDSSGGTKDGDRPKILMDSPEDADLFHSEEIKAPEKEEFLAWQHDLEVNDKAPAQARPTVFRWTGGGKEVYLSGSFNNWSKLPLTRSHNNFVAILDLPEGEHQYKFFVDGQWTHDPSEPIVTSQLGTVNNIIQVKKTDFEVFDALMVDSQKCSDVSELSSSPPGPYHQEPYICKPEERFKAPPILPPHLLQVILNKDTGISCDPALLPEPNHVMLNHLYALSIKDGVMVLSATHRYKKKYVTTLLYKPI